In one window of Deinococcus sonorensis KR-87 DNA:
- a CDS encoding NAD(P)H-binding protein: MTPEQPPQADAGHGTILVMGATGTVGGEIARQLSRSGVQFRVGVRRPETFPELAGAAPVRFDAADPSSYGALDGVDRLFLLWPPGTDVRRDVLPVIDQAAARGVRQVVFLSILGAERIRVVPHRRVEEHLERSGLDWVFLRASYFMQNLSGVHRDDIRLRREIFLPAGGGRTSFVDVRDVAAVAVRALLTGEGQAAHNLTGGEALRYDEVASIFSVTLGQRVEYTNPSPWHFVQQSRARGVATPFALFMLAEYTVARLGLAGEVTGEVQTLLGRPPIRLRQFAEDFREAWL; this comes from the coding sequence ATGACCCCAGAGCAACCGCCTCAGGCAGACGCCGGCCACGGAACGATTCTGGTGATGGGTGCCACTGGCACGGTGGGCGGAGAGATCGCCCGGCAGCTGAGCCGTTCGGGCGTGCAGTTCCGGGTGGGCGTGCGGCGCCCGGAGACGTTTCCTGAGCTGGCCGGTGCTGCGCCGGTGCGCTTCGATGCTGCCGATCCGTCCAGCTATGGGGCGCTGGACGGGGTGGACCGGCTCTTTCTGCTGTGGCCCCCCGGCACCGACGTGCGGCGGGACGTGCTGCCGGTGATTGATCAGGCCGCTGCCCGCGGCGTCCGGCAGGTGGTGTTCCTGTCCATCCTGGGGGCGGAACGGATCCGGGTGGTCCCGCACCGCCGGGTGGAGGAGCATCTGGAACGGTCGGGGCTGGACTGGGTGTTCCTGCGGGCCAGCTACTTCATGCAGAACCTCAGTGGGGTCCACCGCGACGACATCCGCCTGCGCCGCGAGATCTTCCTGCCGGCCGGCGGGGGCCGCACCAGCTTTGTGGACGTGCGCGACGTGGCGGCCGTGGCCGTGCGTGCCCTGCTGACCGGCGAGGGCCAGGCCGCCCATAACCTCACGGGCGGCGAGGCCCTCAGGTATGACGAGGTGGCGAGCATCTTCAGTGTCACGCTCGGGCAGCGGGTGGAGTACACCAACCCCTCGCCGTGGCATTTCGTGCAGCAGAGCCGGGCGCGCGGTGTGGCCACCCCCTTCGCGCTGTTCATGCTGGCCGAGTACACCGTGGCCAGGCTGGGGCTGGCCGGCGAGGTCACCGGTGAGGTGCAGACCCTGCTGGGCCGCCCGCCGATCCGGCTGAGGCAGTTCGCGGAGGACTTCCGGGAAGCGTGGCTGTAA